A genomic window from Salvia hispanica cultivar TCC Black 2014 chromosome 5, UniMelb_Shisp_WGS_1.0, whole genome shotgun sequence includes:
- the LOC125189153 gene encoding chromophore lyase CRL, chloroplastic, whose amino-acid sequence MIDSDSAERATPSMCTSSDSGSNGWTKARGVVLKTLVLMGGALLLKRLTKSTTRWDHARIVADSLAGEKFSREQASRDPDNYFNLRWLSCPAAEMVDGSRVLYFEQAFWRTPHKPFRQRFFMVKPCSKEMKCDVEMSTYAIRDSEEYRNFCDRSRDQRPQPEEVIGDIAEHLTTIYLKRCDRGKRCLYEGSTPADGFPNTWNGASYCTSELTVLKNSEIHTSDRGYDYEGNQVWGVKGGPYEFKPAPASSFSDPFSSLTIPPQFTEKRIEGSFVLQN is encoded by the exons aTGATTGATTCAGATAGTGCAGAGCGAGCGACACCCAGCATGTGCACCAGCTCGGACTCGGGCTCCAACGGATGGACCAAAGCCCGCGGAGTAGTGCTCAAGACTCTGGTCTTAATGGGCGGAGCGTTGTTGCTGAAGCGCCTCACTAAGTCCACCACCCGTTGGGACCATGCGCGCATCGTCGCCGACTCACTCGCCGGCGAGAAG TTTTCAAGGGAGCAGGCTTCGAGGGACCCGGACAACTATTTCAATTTGAG ATGGCTCTCATGTCCAGCAGCAGAAATGGTTGACGGTTCAAGAGTTTTGTACTTTGAACAG GCATTCTGGAGAACTCCTCACAAACCTTTTCGACAG AGATTTTTCATGGTAAAGCCTTGCTCAAAGGAGATGAAATGTGATGTTGAG ATGAGTACTTACGCTATCCGGGACTCAGAGGAGTACAGGAATTTTTGTGATCGGTCGAGGGATCAAAGGCCACAGCCTGAAGAAGTAATTGGT GATATTGCAGAGCATTTGACTACCATATATCTCAAGCGCTGCGATAGAGGAAAGCGTTGTTTATATGAAGGCTCAACTCCTGCAGATGGGTTTCCTAATACATGG AATGGAGCATCATATTGTACCTCTGAACTTACAGTATTGAAAAACAGCGAAATACACACGTCCGACAGAGGCTATGATTACGAGGGAAATCAA GTTTGGGGCGTAAAGGGTGGTCCATACGAGTTTAAACCTGCTCCGGCATCAAGTTTTAGTGACCCattctcctctttaactatCCCTCCCCAATTCACAGAGAAACGGATCGAGGGCTCATTTGTCCTCCAAAATTGA
- the LOC125189154 gene encoding uncharacterized protein LOC125189154, which translates to MATSLHGAKTMAPLSPPPGATTGLRRAADRFALKSSFFSPSVHLFMPSQLSTVPTTAPKFSMRVASKQAYICRDCGYIYNDRTPFEKLADNYFCPVCGAPKRRFRPYAPDVSKNANSTDVRKARKEQIKRDEAVGQALPFAIALGVAALIGLYFYLNSTI; encoded by the exons ATGGCCACAAGTCTTCATGGAGCCAAGACCATGGCGCCACTATCTCCCCCGCCGGGAGCTACCACCGGCCTACGGCGGGCGGCCGACCGCTTTGCGCTGAAATCATCCTTCTTCTCTCCATCCGTTCACCTATTCATGCCATCTCAACTCTCAACTGTCCCAACCACTGCGCCTAAATTCTCTATGCGTGTTGCTTCCAAGCAAGCCTACATCTGCCGTGATTGCGG GTATATCTACAATGACAGAACGCCTTTTGAGAAGCTGGCTGATAACTATTTCTGCCCTG TATGTGGTGCCCCAAAAAGGAGATTCAGGCCATATGCGCCAGATGTTTCCAAAAATGCAAACAGCACAGATGTTCGAAAAGCCAGGAAAGAACAGATTAAGAGAGACGAAGCTGTTGG GCAGGCATTGCCCTTCGCGATAGCACTTGGAGTTGCAGCATTGATTGGCCTATATTTCTACCTCAACAGCACCATCTAA
- the LOC125190594 gene encoding probable beta-1,4-xylosyltransferase IRX10L, protein MRKRRLVFALLLCFSTFWRIEAFKFHRAQKTERISGSAGDVLEDDPVGRLKVFVYELPSKYNKKILQKDPRCLTHMFAAEIFMHRFLLSSPVRTLNPEEADWFYTPVYTTCDLTPNGLPLPFKSPRMMRSAIQLISSNWPYWNATEGADHFFIVPHDFAACFHYLEEKAIERGILPLLQRATLVQTFGQRNHVCLKDGSIIIPPYAPPQKMQAHLISPSTPRSIFVYFRGLFYDVGNDPEGGYYARGARASVWENFKDNPLFDISTEHPTTYYEDMQRAIFCLCPLGWAPWSPRLVEAVVFGCIPVIIADDIVLPFADAIPWEDIGVFVAEKDVPKLDTILTSIPIEEILRKQRVLANPSMKQAMLFPHPAQARDAFHQILNGLARKLPHDRSIYIRSGESVLNWTAGPVGDLKPW, encoded by the exons atgaggaaACGCAGATTGGTATTTGCTTTGCTTCTTTGTTTTTCAACCTTTTGGAGGATTGAAGCTTTCAAGTTCCACAGAGCCCAGAAAACTGAGAGAATCTCCG ggAGTGCCGGTGATGTACTGGAAGATGATCCTGTTGGAAGATTAAAAGTTTTTGTTTATGAGCTTCCTAGCAAATACAACAAAAAGATTTTACAGAAAGACCCAAGATGCCTCACCCATATGTTTGCAGCAGAGATTTTTATGCACCGTTTTCTCTTGTCGAGTCCAGTTCGTACTCTTAATCCCGAAGAAGCAGACTGGTTCTACACTCCTGTGTATACAACTTGTGACCTGACACCAAATGGCCTCCCACTGCCATTCAAATCACCTCGTATGATGAGAAGTGCTATACAGCTGATCTCTTCTAACTGGCCATATTGGAACGCAACTGAAGGAGCCGATCACTTCTTTATTGTGCCTCATGATTTCGCGGCGTGCTTTCACTATCTA GAAGAGAAAGCTATTGAGAGAGGAATCCTTCCGTTGCTCCAACGTGCTACCTTGGTTCAGACTTTTGGACAGCGTAACCATGTTTGCTTAAAGGATGGATCAATCATAATCCCCCCATATGCCCCTCCACAGAAAATGCAGGCTCATCTAATTTCTCCTAGCACTCCTAGATCCATCTTTGTTTACTTCCGAGGTTTGTTTTATGATGTTGGGAATGACCCAGAAGGTGGTTATTATGCAAG AGGTGCACGAGCATCAGTGTGGGAGAACTTTAAGGACAATCCCCTCTTTGATATCTCCACGGAACACCCAACTACATACTACGAAGACATGCAGAGAGCTATCTTCTGTCTTTGCCCACTCGGATGGGCCCCATGGAGTCCTAGACTGGTTGAAGCAGTTGTATTTGGCTGCATCCCTGTTATCATAGCTGATGACATTGTCTTACCTTTTGCTGATGCAATTCCATGGGAAGATATTGGTGTTTTCGTAGCAGAGAAAGATGTCCCTAAGCTTGATACAATACTAACCTCAATTCCAATTGAAGAGATACTAAGGAAGCAAAGAGTACTGGCCAATCCATCTATGAAACAGGCGATGTTGTTCCCGCATCCTGCTCAGGCACGGGACGCCTTCCATCAGATATTGAACGGGCTCGCTCGTAAGTTGCCACATGACAGGAGTATTTACATAAGAAGTGGTGAGAGCGTATTAAACTGGACTGCAGGACCTGTGGGTGACCTAAAACCTTGGTAG
- the LOC125189072 gene encoding phosphatidylinositol transfer protein 3-like isoform X2, which yields MACAMEEDKDVFHAPENPMEDRYEKVDDEDEKKKLELMRTALQMKIPSFKDVDESTLRRFLRARDLDVEKALAMLIKCLCWRQSFVPKGFISESEVPNEFAQNKMFLQGTDKKGRPISLVFGSRHLPRKGGLEEFKRFLVFALDKLCQRIPDGVEKFTIIGDLQGYGFCNSDLRANLAAITILQEYYPERLGKLFIVHAPYIFMTMWKLVYPFIDKKTRKKVVFVDDKRLHETLLEDIDENQLPEIYGGKLQLVPIQNA from the exons atggcATGTGCGATGGAAGAAGACAAGGATGTTTTTCATGCTCCAGAAAACCCAATGGAAGATAGATATGAAAAAGTTGATGATGAAGACGAAAAGAAGAAGCTTGAGCTTATGCGAACAGCTCTCCAAATGAAAATTCCCTCCTTCAAG GATGTAGATGAGTCAACGCTGAGAAGATTTCTCCGGGCGCGCGATCTGGACGTGGAGAAAGCATTGGCAATGCTAATCAAGTGCTTATGCTGGAGACAATCCTTCGTTCCAAAGGGTTTCATTTCAGAATCGGAGGTGCCAAATGAGTTTGCTCAGAACAAGATGTTTCTGCAGGGAACAGATAAGAAAGGCCGCCCGATTTCCCTGGTCTTTGGTTCTAGACATCTTCCCAGGAAAGGGGGCCTCGAGGAATTCAAGC GTTTCTTGGTGTTTGCCCTTGATAAGCTGTGTCAAAG GATTCCTGATGGAGTGGAGAAGTTCACGATCATCGGAGACCTGCAAGGATACGGATTCTGTAACAGCGACTTGCGTGCAAACCTCGCAGCTATTACCATTTTACAG GAATACTACCCAGAAAGGCTAGGGAAACTCTTCATTGTTCACGcaccatatatatttatgacgATGTGGAAGCTTGTCTACCCATTTATCGACAAAAAAACAAGGAAGAAG GTCGTGTTTGTTGATGATAAGAGACTGCATGAGACTCTGCTGGAGGACATAGACGAAAACCAGCTGCCGGAGATCTATGGAGGTAAATTGCAGCTAGTTCCAATTCAAAATGCCTAG
- the LOC125189072 gene encoding phosphatidylinositol transfer protein 3-like isoform X1, whose translation MACAMEEDKDVFHAPENPMEDRYEKVDDEDEKKKLELMRTALQMKIPSFKLQDASNKCDKLQDVDESTLRRFLRARDLDVEKALAMLIKCLCWRQSFVPKGFISESEVPNEFAQNKMFLQGTDKKGRPISLVFGSRHLPRKGGLEEFKRFLVFALDKLCQRIPDGVEKFTIIGDLQGYGFCNSDLRANLAAITILQEYYPERLGKLFIVHAPYIFMTMWKLVYPFIDKKTRKKVVFVDDKRLHETLLEDIDENQLPEIYGGKLQLVPIQNA comes from the exons atggcATGTGCGATGGAAGAAGACAAGGATGTTTTTCATGCTCCAGAAAACCCAATGGAAGATAGATATGAAAAAGTTGATGATGAAGACGAAAAGAAGAAGCTTGAGCTTATGCGAACAGCTCTCCAAATGAAAATTCCCTCCTTCAAG TTGCAAGATGCAAGCAATAAGTGTGATAAGCTGCAGGATGTAGATGAGTCAACGCTGAGAAGATTTCTCCGGGCGCGCGATCTGGACGTGGAGAAAGCATTGGCAATGCTAATCAAGTGCTTATGCTGGAGACAATCCTTCGTTCCAAAGGGTTTCATTTCAGAATCGGAGGTGCCAAATGAGTTTGCTCAGAACAAGATGTTTCTGCAGGGAACAGATAAGAAAGGCCGCCCGATTTCCCTGGTCTTTGGTTCTAGACATCTTCCCAGGAAAGGGGGCCTCGAGGAATTCAAGC GTTTCTTGGTGTTTGCCCTTGATAAGCTGTGTCAAAG GATTCCTGATGGAGTGGAGAAGTTCACGATCATCGGAGACCTGCAAGGATACGGATTCTGTAACAGCGACTTGCGTGCAAACCTCGCAGCTATTACCATTTTACAG GAATACTACCCAGAAAGGCTAGGGAAACTCTTCATTGTTCACGcaccatatatatttatgacgATGTGGAAGCTTGTCTACCCATTTATCGACAAAAAAACAAGGAAGAAG GTCGTGTTTGTTGATGATAAGAGACTGCATGAGACTCTGCTGGAGGACATAGACGAAAACCAGCTGCCGGAGATCTATGGAGGTAAATTGCAGCTAGTTCCAATTCAAAATGCCTAG
- the LOC125189071 gene encoding pentatricopeptide repeat-containing protein At5g50990 produces the protein MEVVRRSHSLMRPFHRGYAAIFSPNSYSTAASPQTLYPSTDDQTLFCILESCKLPSSIRTAATVHCKILKQGYEMCPSILSSLMKAYAACDKPKHAHRLITEICSRSSNVNSANLLIDSFVKNGEIDTAKKVFDVLPTRDVVAWNLIIGGYIRSGLFVEAVGMFEEMLVANIDPDGYTFASVLTACSKLGALNHGKYVHGLMRERRIELNYILSSALVDLYSRCGRIETAKSIFDTADKTDVSIWNSMINGLAMHGLAADAISVFSAMKGENITPDPVTFIGIITACSHCGLVQQGRKYFDMMKKDFSIQPQLEHYGAMVDLFGRAGLLEEANTIISEMPVEPDVVIWRTLLSACRTHKNSALAEFAVGKMKHLSSGDYVLLSNIYCSAKEWDNAETVRYSMNKKRVHKSVGKSWVELHGAIHYFKAGDRSHPDTEPIYRVLEALSHRSRMEGYVPAPDLVLMDISEEEKEENLNYHSEKLALAFSILKSSPGTEISISKNLRTCLDCHCWIKIVSKVLHRVITVRDRIRFHRFEMGSCSCGDYW, from the exons ATGGAAGTTGTGAGGAGATCACATTCTCTAATGCGCCCATTCCATCGGGGATATGCCGCCATTTTCAGCCCTAATTCTTACTCCACTGCTGCTTCTCCTCAAACCCTTTATCCATCCACAG ATGATCAAACCCTTTTCTGCATTCTTGAATCATGCAAGCTTCCATCCAGTATAAGAACTGCAGCTACTGTGCACTGTAAAATCTTAAAACAAGGATATGAAATGTGCCCCTCAATTTTGTCCAGTTTGATGAAGGCATATGCAGCTTGTGACAAACCCAAACATGCTCACCGACTGATCACTGAAATATGTTCACGGAGTTCTAATGTGAACTCTGCCAATCTGTTGATTGACAGTTTTGTGAAGAATGGAGAAATTGATACTGCCAAGAAAGTGTTTGACGTGTTACCCACTCGAGATGTGGTGGCATGGAACTTAATAATTGGAGGTTACATAAGAAGCGGATTGTTTGTGGAAGCAGTAGGTATGTTCGAAGAGATGCTGGTAGCAAATATTGACCCGGATGGATATACTTTTGCATCTGTGTTAACTGCATGCTCAAAGCTTGGCGCTCTTAACCATGGAAAGTATGTGCATGGTCTAATGAGGGAGAGAAGGATTGAACTTAATTACATATTGTCATCTGCCCTGGTGGACTTGTATTCAAGATGTGGAAGAATTGAAACGGCAAAATCTATATTCGACACTGCTGATAAAACTGATGTTTCAATTTGGAATTCAATGATAAATGGATTAGCAATGCATGGTCTTGCTGCAGATGCAATTTCAGTGTTCTCGGCCATGAAAGGGGAAAATATTACACCTGATCCTGTAACATTCATTGGAATCATCACAGCATGTAGCCACTGTGGTCTTGTTCAACAAGGTCGCAAGTATTTTGATATGATGAAGAAGGATTTCTCAATTCAACCACAACTTGAGCATTATGGAGCAATGGTTGACCTGTTCGGACGGGCTGGACTTCTTGAAGAAGCTAATACTATTATAAGTGAAATGCCAGTGGAGCCTGATGTGGTTATATGGAGGACTCTGCTTAGTGCTTGTAGAACTCACAAGAACTCTGCGTTGGCTGAATTTGCTGTTGGAAAAATGAAGCATCTCTCTAGTGGAGATTATGTCCTGTTGTCGAATATTTATTGCTCCGCTAAGGAATGGGATAATGCGGAAACTGTAAGGTACTCCATGAATAAGAAGAGAGTTCATAAGAGTGTCGGAAAAAGTTGGGTTGAATTGCATGGTGCCATTCACTACTTCAAGGCAGGCGATAGGTCACACCCAGACACTGAACCAATATACAGAGTATTAGAAGCTTTGTCACATCGCTCTAGAATGGAAGGATATGTCCCTGCACCAGACTTAGTTTTGATGGATATATCAGaggaagagaaagaagaaaacttGAACTATCACAGTGAAAAACTAGCTTTGGCCTTTTCTATCCTAAAATCCAGTCCTGGAACTGAAATCTCAATTTCTAAAAACCTGCGTACTTGTCTCGATTGCCACTGTTGGATTAAAATTGTATCGAAGGTACTGCATAGAGTAATCACAGTGAGGGATAGAATTCGATTTCATCGGTTTGAAATGGGCTCCTGTTCCTGTGGAGACTATTGGTag
- the LOC125186248 gene encoding floricaula protein-like, whose protein sequence is MDPDGFAANMFKWGGLAPPQPPPPPPPPPRELGGLEELFQAYGIRYFTAAKIAELGFTVNTLLDMRDEELDDMMNSLCQIFRWDLLVGERYGIRAAVRAERRRHLLSADASHALDALSQEGLSEEKEAAGSGVWEMVVAKQRRRSRMASMDEDDADETEDDGGNERQREHPFIVTEPGEVARGKKNGLDYLFHLYEQCRDFLIQVQNIAKDRGEKCPTKVTNQVFRYAKKAGANYINKPKMRHYVHCYALHCLDEETSNALRRAFKERGENVGAWRQACYKPLVAVAARQGWDIDAIFNAHPRLSIWYVPTKLRQLCHAERSSAAASSSITAAGVDHLPF, encoded by the exons ATGGACCCTGATGGCTTCGCGGCGAATATGTTCAAGTGGGGCGGTCTCGCCCCGCCAcagcctcctcctcctcctcctcctcccccgCGGGAGCTGGGCGGATTGGAGGAGCTTTTCCAAGCGTACGGGATACGATACTTCACAGCTGCTAAGATAGCCGAGCTCGGTTTCACCGTCAACACTCTCTTGGACATGCGAGACGAGGAGCTTGATGACATGATGAACAGCCTCTGCCAGATTTTCCGCTGGGACCTTCTCGTCGGCGAGAGATACGGCATCCGCGCTGCCGTCCGGGCCGAGCGCCGCCGCCACCTCCTCTCCGCCGACGCGTCCCACGCTCTCGACGCGCTTTCACAAGAAG GTTTGTCGGAGGAGAAGGAGGCGGCGGGGAGCGGAGTGTGGGAGATGGTGGTGGCGAAGCAGAGGCGGAGGTCGAGGATGGCGTCCATGGACGAGGACGACGCGGATGAGACCGAGGACGATGGAGGGAATGAGCGGCAGAGGGAGCACCCGTTCATCGTGACGGAGCCGGGGGAGGTGGCGCGTGGGAAAAAGAACGGCCTCGATTACTTATTCCATCTGTATGAGCAATGCCGCGATTTCTTGATCCAAGTCCAAAACATAGCCAAGGACAGAGGAGAAAAGTGTCCCACCAAG GTGACGAATCAAGTGTTCCGGTATGCGAAGAAGGCGGGAGCCAACTACATCAACAAGCCGAAGATGCGGCACTATGTGCACTGCTACGCGCTGCACTGCCTGGACGAGGAGACGTCGAACGCACTGCGTCGTGCATTCAAGGAGCGCGGGGAGAATGTGGGGGCGTGGAGGCAAGCGTGTTACAAGCCGTTGGTTGCGGTTGCAGCGAGGCAGGGATGGGACATCGACGCCATCTTCAATGCCCATCCTCGCCTCTCCATTTGGTATGTCCCCACCAAGCTCCGCCAGCTCTGCCACGCCGAGAGGAGCAGTGCCGCCGCATCCAGCTCCATCACCGCCGCCGGAGTCGATCATCTACCCTTCTAG